Proteins encoded in a region of the Gammaproteobacteria bacterium genome:
- a CDS encoding A24 family peptidase produces the protein MTFFELLSTSTPLLVVSCLILGLLVGSFLNVVVYRVPIMLYREWTAQCREMLASDDAEPAFADRTAAEFSTFNLMKPDSHCPVCKHKITALENIPVLSYLFLRGKCSQCKTGISARYPGVELTTGLMSALIAWSFGANWLTVVLLLFTWYLIVLTLIDYDEQLLPDNITLPLLWAGLLINTVDLGMGVSLRDAVIGAMAGYLSLWCFYWSFKLLTGKEGMGYGDFKLLAALGAWLGWQSLLPIIILSSVVGAAFGILNVLVVKRDKTAPMPFGPFLAGAGFIMLIWGKQLIAFYQQTFLL, from the coding sequence ATGACCTTCTTTGAACTCCTGTCGACCAGCACACCGCTGCTGGTCGTCTCCTGCTTGATACTTGGGCTGCTGGTTGGCAGTTTTCTCAACGTAGTGGTCTATCGCGTCCCTATCATGCTGTACCGGGAATGGACTGCACAGTGCCGGGAAATGCTGGCAAGTGACGACGCCGAGCCTGCCTTTGCCGACAGGACGGCTGCAGAATTTTCGACCTTTAACCTGATGAAGCCTGACTCACACTGCCCTGTGTGTAAGCATAAAATAACCGCGCTGGAAAATATCCCTGTGCTCAGTTACCTGTTCCTTAGAGGCAAGTGCTCACAGTGCAAAACCGGGATTTCCGCAAGATACCCGGGTGTTGAGCTGACGACCGGGCTCATGTCCGCGCTGATCGCCTGGTCATTTGGCGCCAATTGGCTGACCGTGGTTCTTCTATTGTTTACGTGGTACCTGATCGTACTGACTCTGATCGACTACGATGAACAGCTACTGCCGGACAACATCACCCTGCCGCTGCTGTGGGCGGGTTTACTGATCAACACAGTGGATCTGGGGATGGGTGTGTCGCTGCGGGATGCAGTAATCGGCGCCATGGCCGGCTATCTGTCACTCTGGTGTTTCTACTGGTCTTTCAAGCTGCTTACCGGCAAGGAGGGCATGGGCTATGGGGATTTCAAACTGCTGGCGGCTCTTGGCGCCTGGCTGGGCTGGCAAAGCCTGTTGCCCATAATTATTCTCTCGTCCGTTGTAGGCGCCGCTTTCGGCATTCTGAATGTCCTGGTAGTAAAGCGAGATAAAACCGCACCCATGCCATTCGGCCCATTTCTTGCCGGAGCCGGCTTCATCATGCTGATCTGGGGAAAGCAGTTGATTGCTTTCTACCAGCAGACTTTCCTGCTCTGA
- a CDS encoding M23 family metallopeptidase, which translates to MKIILVDQRHGRSRTIVLKGWLKTTLSLCLLGAPVALGFLGYQLAISHNSVHFDDQAALNWESRLQDQAEQLGDIRDQSRQELEALTRRLAMMQAQLLRLDAVGERVVEVAELDREEFDFSQPVPIGGPEPDFSVDYTIPQFMSAIGQLENQLDSRQQQLEILEEILTGRQIRDDARLEGRPVERGWVSSRFGRRTDPFTGQLTYHQGIDFSSEKGSHIKAVAGGVVTWSAQKSGYGMMVEINHGNGFETRYAHADQLLVEIGEIVDKGQTIGLVGSSGRSTGPHLHFEVYKNGRVVDPASYINRTIR; encoded by the coding sequence ATGAAGATAATTTTAGTAGATCAGCGCCATGGTCGTTCACGAACCATTGTGCTCAAAGGCTGGTTAAAAACAACACTTTCACTGTGTTTGCTCGGGGCACCGGTTGCTTTGGGTTTTCTTGGCTACCAGCTTGCCATCTCCCATAATTCTGTCCATTTTGACGACCAGGCAGCTCTCAACTGGGAGTCCCGGCTGCAGGATCAGGCAGAACAACTGGGTGATATTCGCGACCAGTCCAGGCAGGAACTTGAAGCCCTCACCCGGCGCCTGGCCATGATGCAGGCACAGTTATTACGCCTGGATGCAGTCGGCGAGCGGGTTGTCGAGGTGGCGGAGCTTGACCGGGAAGAATTCGATTTCAGCCAGCCGGTACCGATCGGCGGGCCGGAGCCGGATTTCAGCGTGGACTATACGATACCGCAGTTCATGAGCGCCATCGGGCAACTGGAAAACCAGTTGGATAGCAGGCAGCAGCAACTTGAAATTCTTGAAGAAATTCTGACCGGCCGGCAGATCCGGGACGACGCCAGACTGGAAGGGCGGCCGGTGGAGCGGGGTTGGGTTTCATCCCGATTCGGTCGCCGGACAGACCCTTTTACAGGCCAGCTTACTTATCATCAGGGAATCGACTTTTCCAGTGAAAAAGGCAGCCATATCAAGGCAGTAGCTGGCGGTGTGGTTACCTGGTCGGCGCAAAAGTCCGGCTATGGGATGATGGTGGAGATCAACCACGGAAACGGATTCGAAACACGCTATGCCCATGCGGATCAGTTACTGGTCGAAATCGGTGAGATTGTAGACAAAGGCCAGACTATCGGGCTGGTGGGTTCCAGCGGTCGTTCAACAGGACCCCACCTCCATTTCGAAGTGTACAAAAACGGTCGTGTGGTGGACCCGGCGTCCTACATTAATCGCACAATCCGCTAA
- the secA gene encoding preprotein translocase subunit SecA — protein MSGNLLSKIFGSSNSRKLKKIQRKVSAINALEPELEAQSDEELKARTPLLRERFKAGESLDQLLPEAFALVREASKRTLGLRHFDVQMIGGIVLYEGDIAEMRTGEGKTLVATLPAYLIGLTGEGVHIVTVNDYLAERDANWMRPVYEFLGLTVGVIKSGQSQEEKRAAYRCSISYGTNNEFGFDYLRDNMAFRLEDKMQQPLNFAIVDEVDSILIDEARTPLIISGAAQDSSKLYVAINKLIPKMQQGELSPEERMTAKLDPNYKREESGHFTVDEKTRQVELTEAGHEYVEDLLTQNGLLNEGESLYAATNLNLLHHVHSGLRAHYLFHKDVEYIVKDNRIVLIDEHTGRTMEGRRLSEGLHQALEAKEGLEIQSESQTLASTTFQNYFRLYKKLSGMTGTADTEAFEFKQIYDLEVVVIPTNQSMVRIDANDLVFLSMEEKFDAIVNDIREFSGKGAPVLVGTASIDTSEILSARLNKEKIPHEVLNAKFHAREAQIIAQAGRPGIVTIATNMAGRGTDIVLGGNWEAEVAELDNPSAEKIASIKEEWQKRHDQVIEAGGLHIIGTERHESRRIDNQLRGRAGRQGDPGFSRFYLSLEDNLMRIFASDGVRNFMRKLGMEKGEAIEHRMVTRSIEKAQRKVEGRNFDIRKQLLEFDNVANDQRTIIYRQRNELMASDDVSELVADMRGDVVAGIVDSHIPPQSIPEQWDIAGLENAIETEFGSTLPLKQWLEEDDELYEDKLKEKINGALAEQYAEKCAPVGEKMRLFEKQIVLQIIDNLWKEHLATMDSLRQGIFLRSYSGKNPKQEYKREAFALFQELLTNIQAEVIKMLSLVQVKREDDAEAIERQRERELAQERMQYQHAAASALAAEEAAPPRGGSDTGQEENNAPFVRDMAKVGRNEPCPCGSGKKYKVCHGRLA, from the coding sequence ATGAGTGGAAATCTGTTAAGCAAGATATTCGGGAGCAGCAACTCTCGCAAGTTAAAGAAAATCCAGCGCAAGGTCAGCGCTATCAACGCCCTGGAGCCAGAACTGGAGGCACAATCCGACGAGGAGCTGAAGGCTCGGACGCCGCTCCTCAGAGAGCGCTTTAAGGCGGGCGAGTCACTGGATCAGCTGCTGCCCGAGGCTTTCGCGCTGGTTCGCGAGGCCAGTAAACGTACCCTTGGCCTGCGGCATTTTGACGTGCAGATGATCGGTGGCATTGTCCTTTACGAGGGCGACATCGCCGAGATGCGTACCGGAGAAGGCAAAACCCTGGTGGCTACGCTGCCGGCCTATCTAATCGGTCTGACCGGGGAAGGGGTTCACATCGTTACGGTAAACGATTACCTGGCGGAACGTGACGCAAACTGGATGCGTCCGGTTTACGAATTCCTCGGGCTCACTGTCGGTGTTATCAAGTCAGGCCAGAGCCAGGAAGAGAAGCGCGCCGCATACCGGTGTTCCATCAGTTACGGGACCAACAATGAGTTTGGGTTTGATTACCTGCGCGACAACATGGCCTTCCGCCTGGAAGACAAGATGCAGCAACCGCTTAATTTTGCGATTGTTGACGAGGTGGACTCGATACTGATCGACGAGGCCAGGACGCCCCTGATCATCTCCGGAGCAGCACAGGACAGTTCCAAGCTCTACGTGGCGATCAACAAGCTGATTCCTAAGATGCAGCAGGGCGAGCTTAGTCCTGAAGAGCGAATGACTGCAAAACTCGACCCCAATTATAAACGGGAGGAGAGTGGCCATTTCACTGTTGATGAAAAAACCAGGCAGGTGGAGTTGACCGAGGCAGGTCACGAGTACGTTGAGGATCTTCTCACTCAGAATGGGTTGTTGAACGAGGGAGAGAGCCTGTATGCCGCGACCAATCTGAATCTGCTGCACCATGTACACTCGGGGTTGCGGGCCCACTACCTCTTCCATAAAGACGTGGAATACATCGTCAAAGACAACCGCATTGTCCTGATCGACGAGCATACCGGTAGAACCATGGAAGGCCGCAGGCTGTCGGAGGGACTGCATCAGGCGCTTGAGGCGAAAGAAGGATTAGAGATTCAGAGCGAGAGTCAGACACTGGCCTCCACCACCTTTCAAAATTACTTTCGCCTCTACAAGAAGCTGTCGGGCATGACCGGCACCGCAGATACCGAGGCATTTGAGTTTAAACAGATCTACGATCTGGAAGTAGTCGTCATTCCCACCAATCAGTCGATGGTCAGAATCGACGCCAATGACCTGGTGTTTCTTTCCATGGAGGAAAAATTCGACGCTATTGTTAACGATATCAGGGAATTCAGTGGCAAAGGTGCCCCGGTGCTGGTCGGAACCGCTTCGATCGACACCTCGGAGATACTCTCGGCGCGCCTGAACAAGGAAAAAATTCCTCATGAGGTTCTGAACGCCAAGTTTCACGCCAGGGAAGCACAGATCATCGCCCAGGCCGGCCGGCCTGGCATCGTTACTATCGCGACTAACATGGCGGGTCGCGGAACGGATATTGTGCTGGGGGGTAACTGGGAGGCGGAAGTTGCTGAACTGGACAATCCTTCGGCAGAGAAGATTGCCAGCATCAAGGAAGAATGGCAGAAACGTCATGACCAGGTGATAGAGGCTGGTGGTCTGCATATTATCGGCACCGAACGGCATGAGTCTCGCCGGATAGACAATCAGCTTCGAGGCCGGGCGGGTCGTCAGGGCGATCCGGGATTTTCCCGTTTCTATCTCTCCCTGGAAGACAATCTGATGCGCATCTTTGCCTCGGATGGCGTGCGTAATTTCATGCGCAAGCTTGGCATGGAGAAAGGAGAAGCGATCGAGCATCGCATGGTGACGCGCTCGATAGAAAAGGCGCAGCGTAAAGTGGAAGGCAGAAATTTTGATATCCGCAAACAACTGCTGGAATTTGACAACGTGGCCAATGATCAGCGAACCATAATTTATCGTCAGCGCAACGAGCTTATGGCCAGTGACGATGTGTCGGAACTGGTAGCGGATATGCGGGGCGATGTCGTGGCCGGTATTGTCGATTCCCATATACCCCCTCAGAGTATTCCGGAACAGTGGGATATCGCAGGCCTTGAGAATGCCATTGAAACGGAATTTGGCAGTACTCTGCCGCTCAAGCAATGGCTCGAGGAAGATGATGAACTGTATGAAGATAAGTTGAAGGAAAAAATCAACGGGGCGCTGGCAGAGCAGTATGCTGAAAAATGTGCCCCGGTTGGTGAAAAGATGCGTCTGTTTGAAAAGCAGATAGTGCTGCAGATCATCGATAATCTTTGGAAAGAGCACCTGGCAACGATGGATTCGCTGCGTCAGGGAATTTTCCTCCGCAGTTACAGTGGTAAGAACCCCAAGCAGGAATACAAACGCGAGGCTTTTGCCCTGTTCCAGGAACTGCTGACCAATATCCAGGCCGAGGTCATCAAAATGCTCAGCCTGGTGCAGGTCAAGCGCGAAGATGATGCCGAGGCTATCGAGCGGCAACGGGAACGGGAACTCGCCCAGGAGCGCATGCAATACCAGCATGCCGCCGCGTCCGCATTGGCTGCGGAAGAGGCCGCACCACCCCGGGGGGGGAGTGATACTGGACAGGAAGAGAATAACGCACCGTTCGTGCGGGATATGGCCAAAGTCGGTCGCAACGAGCCATGCCCCTGTGGTTCCGGTAAAAAATACAAAGTCTGCCACGGGCGGTTAGCTTAG
- the coaE gene encoding dephospho-CoA kinase (Dephospho-CoA kinase (CoaE) performs the final step in coenzyme A biosynthesis.), whose translation MLVIGLTGGIGSGKSTVAELFQRHGIDVIDADLISREVVEPPEPALQAIATHFGQQILDEEGRLRRSALRKLVFSDQAQRQWLEQLLHPLINERIRQRIIDSRSPYCILMSPLLLETHQRALTARILVVDVSRETQLQRTMRRDESPRATIEAIIAAQVPREVRISAADDIIDNNGEASELIEQVDALHARYLSMAVTGRGNEVTT comes from the coding sequence ATGCTGGTTATCGGCCTGACCGGTGGTATCGGCAGTGGCAAGAGCACAGTAGCAGAACTGTTTCAGCGCCACGGCATCGATGTGATTGATGCCGACTTGATTTCCCGGGAAGTGGTAGAACCCCCAGAGCCGGCCCTGCAGGCTATCGCCACTCATTTTGGTCAACAGATTCTAGACGAAGAAGGCAGACTCCGACGCAGTGCCCTGCGTAAGCTGGTCTTTTCGGATCAGGCCCAACGCCAGTGGCTGGAGCAGCTTCTGCATCCCCTGATAAACGAACGAATCCGGCAACGCATCATCGACAGCCGTTCCCCGTACTGTATCCTGATGTCTCCTCTGCTGCTGGAGACCCACCAGAGGGCGCTGACGGCCCGTATCCTGGTGGTGGACGTCAGCCGTGAAACCCAGCTGCAACGAACCATGCGACGCGATGAGAGCCCGAGGGCAACTATCGAGGCGATTATTGCGGCCCAGGTCCCCAGAGAAGTGCGTATCTCGGCAGCCGACGACATTATCGATAACAACGGAGAAGCCAGTGAGCTGATAGAACAGGTGGATGCGCTGCATGCCAGATACCTGTCGATGGCAGTCACTGGCAGAGGCAACGAGGTGACGACATGA
- a CDS encoding DNA gyrase inhibitor YacG, giving the protein MSKVKSVNCPSCLKQVPWDSSNPYRPFCSERCKLLDLGDWASGRHAIVGEPAEFKDQDEAGTDAEDMLD; this is encoded by the coding sequence ATGAGTAAGGTGAAATCGGTCAATTGCCCGAGTTGCCTGAAGCAGGTACCCTGGGATTCTTCGAATCCTTATCGCCCTTTCTGTTCCGAGCGCTGCAAATTACTGGACCTGGGCGACTGGGCCAGCGGCAGGCATGCCATTGTCGGAGAGCCTGCTGAATTCAAGGATCAGGATGAGGCCGGTACCGACGCCGAGGACATGCTTGACTGA
- a CDS encoding type II secretion system F family protein, translated as MATEAVQPIYIWHGTDKNGKKTNGETPGASQALVKAQLRKQGIVATRVKRKPKALLKKRQQKIKPMDVAIFTRQLATMMKAGIPLVQAFEIVGESLDNASMRDLVWKIRDDVAGGHNFADSIRKHPRYFDDLFCNLIDSGEQSGALETMLDRLATYKEKSEALKAKIKKAMNYPIAVVLVAIIVTGILLVKVVPQFAETFSSFGADLPAFTLFVLGLSDLAIAHWWKMLILGIGLGFFYKEAMIRSRKFREAVERLSLKLPIIGPILNNSCFARFTRTLSTTFAAGVPLVDALESVAGAAGNVVYYKATRRIKDDVSTGQQLAFSIRNTGLFPIMVIQMIGIGEESGSLDDMLDKCANYYEAEVDNAVSGLTALMEPIIMAVLGVLVGGLMIAMYLPIFQLGQVV; from the coding sequence ATGGCAACTGAAGCCGTACAACCAATTTACATCTGGCATGGCACTGACAAGAACGGCAAAAAGACCAATGGGGAAACCCCCGGCGCCAGCCAGGCGCTAGTCAAGGCGCAACTCCGAAAACAGGGCATCGTGGCGACCCGGGTCAAGCGCAAACCCAAGGCTCTGCTGAAAAAGCGGCAGCAGAAAATCAAGCCCATGGATGTTGCCATCTTCACGCGACAACTGGCAACCATGATGAAAGCCGGCATCCCTCTTGTACAGGCTTTCGAAATCGTCGGCGAAAGTCTGGATAATGCCTCGATGCGCGATCTGGTCTGGAAAATACGCGACGACGTGGCAGGTGGACACAACTTCGCCGACAGTATCCGCAAACATCCACGCTACTTCGATGACCTGTTCTGCAACCTCATCGATTCAGGCGAGCAGTCAGGCGCCCTGGAAACCATGCTGGACCGGCTCGCGACTTACAAAGAAAAATCGGAAGCATTGAAAGCAAAGATCAAGAAAGCCATGAACTACCCGATCGCAGTCGTGCTGGTGGCGATTATTGTTACCGGCATCCTGCTGGTCAAGGTAGTGCCTCAGTTTGCTGAAACGTTCTCAAGCTTCGGAGCTGATCTGCCAGCCTTCACCCTCTTCGTCCTCGGGCTTTCCGATCTGGCCATCGCTCACTGGTGGAAAATGTTAATCCTTGGAATTGGCCTGGGTTTCTTCTACAAGGAAGCCATGATCCGGTCCCGAAAATTCAGGGAGGCAGTCGAGCGACTGTCCCTTAAGTTGCCGATCATTGGCCCCATCCTCAATAACTCCTGTTTTGCCCGCTTCACAAGAACCCTGTCCACAACTTTTGCCGCCGGTGTCCCTCTGGTTGATGCGCTCGAATCAGTGGCGGGTGCCGCTGGCAACGTTGTTTACTACAAGGCCACCAGGCGTATTAAGGACGACGTGTCCACAGGACAACAACTGGCCTTCTCGATCCGGAACACTGGCCTGTTCCCGATCATGGTGATTCAAATGATCGGAATAGGTGAAGAGTCCGGCTCTTTGGACGATATGCTCGATAAGTGCGCCAACTATTACGAGGCAGAAGTCGATAATGCCGTAAGCGGACTGACTGCGCTGATGGAACCGATCATCATGGCCGTACTTGGCGTTCTGGTGGGAGGCTTGATGATTGCAATGTATCTGCCTATCTTTCAGCTTGGTCAAGTGGTGTAA
- the pilB gene encoding type IV-A pilus assembly ATPase PilB, with the protein MNSDIKGLARHLVNLGEMSESQARSAILSSRRHKNSFVRHCIENKLVDQGRLASAISTTFNLPLMDLSSYRPLQDPAVLAICQLMEKHRILPLAFRSNRLVLAVTDPTQTGAIREFEFHSGKTADLVIAPHSQIRATIHNLSGQRRVAIPAKDSEKHPASPLETSRGQDGNRRRRVYRKSNLEDDHENFPTGFRDSFLQDGIGIRDDDDNEAPVISAVNRLLLEAVSLKASDIHIEPYEKIFRVRVRIDGVLRELATPPIHLAGRLISRLKIMAQLDISERRLPQDGRIRLPRSGQQAVDFRISTLPTLWGEKTVLRIMDPQRTRLDIDQLGLSAQQQIHVIEALSRPQGMILVTGPTGSGKTVTLYSVLARLNDCTRNISTAEDPVEFNLSGINQVQVKPAIGLSFVTALRAFLRQDPDVIMVGEIRDQETVQIAIKAAQTGHLVLSTLHTNSAPETLNRLLNMGIEPYNVASSVTLIIAQRLARKLCRHCKKPAPDLRRRLARLYPDESLTIQGELYQARGCDRCHGGYQGRVGIYEVVPISEPMTRTIIAGGNSMNIAAQARKAGYFSLRQSALARMTEGLISLDEVNRIT; encoded by the coding sequence ATGAACTCCGATATCAAAGGTCTGGCACGGCACCTGGTAAATCTGGGAGAAATGTCTGAATCCCAGGCTCGCAGCGCGATCCTTTCCTCCCGGCGCCATAAGAACTCCTTCGTCAGACACTGTATCGAGAACAAACTTGTCGATCAGGGAAGGCTGGCCTCAGCTATCTCGACAACTTTTAATCTGCCCCTGATGGACCTGTCTTCCTATCGGCCTTTGCAGGACCCGGCGGTACTCGCAATCTGCCAGCTGATGGAGAAGCACAGAATTCTTCCCCTTGCCTTTCGTAGCAACAGGCTGGTGCTGGCGGTTACTGATCCGACCCAGACCGGAGCGATCCGGGAGTTCGAATTTCACAGCGGCAAAACCGCGGATCTTGTCATTGCTCCACATTCTCAGATTCGGGCCACTATCCATAACCTGTCCGGTCAGCGCCGCGTAGCGATCCCTGCCAAGGATTCTGAGAAACACCCTGCATCACCTCTGGAAACTTCACGGGGTCAGGATGGTAACCGGAGGCGGAGGGTTTACCGAAAGAGCAACCTTGAGGATGACCACGAGAATTTTCCCACCGGCTTCCGTGATAGTTTCCTGCAGGATGGCATCGGCATAAGAGATGACGATGATAACGAGGCCCCGGTAATCAGCGCAGTCAATCGCCTGCTACTGGAAGCCGTCAGCCTCAAAGCGTCGGACATACACATTGAGCCCTACGAAAAAATCTTCAGAGTAAGAGTCAGGATCGATGGTGTGCTGAGAGAATTGGCCACGCCGCCGATTCACCTGGCCGGCCGACTGATTTCCCGCCTCAAGATCATGGCCCAGCTGGATATATCCGAACGCCGCCTACCCCAGGACGGTCGCATCAGGCTGCCGCGCAGCGGCCAGCAGGCGGTGGACTTCCGAATCAGCACACTACCAACCCTATGGGGAGAGAAGACAGTACTCAGGATCATGGACCCCCAGCGCACCCGGCTTGATATCGATCAGCTTGGCTTGAGCGCTCAACAGCAAATCCACGTCATAGAAGCCCTCAGCAGGCCCCAGGGAATGATCCTTGTTACCGGCCCGACGGGCAGTGGCAAGACCGTGACCTTATACAGCGTGCTGGCCCGGCTCAACGACTGCACACGCAACATTTCCACCGCGGAAGATCCGGTCGAATTCAACCTGTCCGGGATAAACCAGGTACAGGTCAAGCCGGCTATCGGGTTGAGCTTCGTCACCGCGCTGAGAGCATTTCTCCGGCAGGATCCTGACGTGATCATGGTTGGGGAAATCCGCGACCAGGAAACCGTGCAAATAGCCATCAAGGCGGCTCAGACCGGACACCTTGTACTATCCACTCTGCATACGAACAGTGCCCCGGAGACGCTCAACAGATTACTCAATATGGGTATTGAGCCCTACAACGTCGCGTCATCGGTAACACTGATCATCGCGCAGCGCCTGGCCAGAAAACTTTGCCGCCATTGCAAAAAACCAGCGCCTGACTTACGCAGACGCCTGGCACGGCTATATCCCGATGAGTCCCTGACGATTCAGGGGGAGCTCTATCAGGCCAGAGGATGCGACCGCTGTCATGGCGGATATCAGGGCAGAGTCGGGATTTATGAAGTGGTTCCCATTTCCGAACCGATGACCCGTACTATCATTGCTGGTGGAAATTCCATGAACATTGCTGCGCAGGCGCGCAAGGCAGGCTACTTTAGCCTGCGTCAGTCAGCACTGGCAAGGATGACGGAGGGACTGATAAGTCTCGATGAAGTCAACAGGATAACCTAG
- a CDS encoding Nudix family hydrolase, which translates to MDEPLHVAVGVIFGTDGRILIARRPPNVHQGDLWEFPGGKLEPGETALTALQRELHEELGIVIDPARCFPLKKIFHCYGDRSVLLDIWRVDSYQGVAQGRENQPLAWCLSGELESLQFPAANREIIRLLQLPPLLAVTGNCDSKEEFIRKITAVLDRGIKLIQFRQPHLPDATAKLWITEALTLCEQCNARLLLNSSPKLFQQVPAHGLHVSASRLLTLQERPVDGNTLFSASCHNKTELEWAARLGADFALLSPVQPTASHPGAAALGWGGFQDHASRFSLPVYALGGLQERDLGVARQAGAHGIAGIGAFWH; encoded by the coding sequence ATGGATGAACCCCTGCATGTCGCCGTCGGGGTTATTTTTGGCACTGACGGTCGTATCCTTATTGCCAGACGCCCTCCGAATGTTCACCAGGGAGATCTCTGGGAGTTCCCTGGGGGAAAGCTGGAGCCGGGAGAAACCGCTTTAACGGCCCTGCAGCGTGAACTGCACGAAGAACTGGGCATTGTTATAGACCCGGCGCGTTGCTTTCCCTTAAAGAAAATATTTCATTGTTACGGTGATCGCTCAGTCCTGCTGGATATCTGGCGCGTCGACAGTTACCAGGGGGTGGCGCAAGGACGCGAGAATCAACCGCTGGCGTGGTGCCTGTCGGGCGAACTGGAGTCGCTGCAGTTCCCCGCGGCAAATAGAGAGATCATTCGGCTGCTACAGCTTCCACCTCTGCTTGCTGTCACTGGGAATTGCGACAGCAAGGAAGAGTTCATTCGGAAAATCACGGCTGTCCTGGATAGGGGCATCAAATTGATTCAGTTTCGACAGCCTCACCTGCCTGACGCGACAGCGAAGCTGTGGATTACTGAAGCACTGACACTCTGCGAACAATGCAATGCCCGCCTGCTGCTGAATTCCTCGCCGAAGTTGTTCCAGCAAGTACCGGCCCATGGCTTGCATGTGAGCGCCAGTCGTTTGTTGACTCTCCAGGAGCGACCCGTTGACGGAAATACTCTGTTTAGCGCCTCCTGTCACAATAAAACCGAACTCGAGTGGGCTGCCAGGCTGGGGGCCGATTTCGCCCTGTTATCTCCCGTTCAGCCTACCGCATCCCACCCTGGCGCCGCGGCTTTGGGCTGGGGTGGTTTTCAGGACCACGCGTCCCGGTTCAGCCTGCCGGTCTATGCGCTGGGGGGCTTGCAGGAGCGGGATCTTGGCGTGGCCCGCCAGGCAGGTGCGCACGGTATTGCCGGGATAGGCGCCTTCTGGCACTGA
- the argJ gene encoding bifunctional glutamate N-acetyltransferase/amino-acid acetyltransferase ArgJ: MAVTSKIDGPLWPVKGIRFAAVAAGVRYANRADLVLFELTPGASVAAVFTRNAFCAAPVQVARQHWQGSTCRYLLVNTGNANAGTGPQGLEDARACCAVVARSATEREGVAVDDSQVLPFSTGVIGQRLPVATIVAGIPAAFAALVEDDWIAAARGIMTTDTRPKAVSRRVAFSSGETVTITGIAKGAGMLKPNMATMLAFVFTDARVEAQSLQVMLNQITNESFNRITVDGDTSTNDACLLVATGVSGVEISPNRQPDHDDFVSNLRAVFLTLATELIRDAEGATKFVTVIVEGGASSDECLAVAYAIAESPLVKTALFASDPNWGRILAAIGRAGLKELNIDRLTIDLGETRLVENGGLAASYTEEAGQTEMDREEITVTVNLARGTSKEIVWTSDLSQDYVRINADYRS, from the coding sequence ATGGCGGTAACGTCAAAAATTGACGGTCCATTGTGGCCCGTAAAAGGGATCCGATTCGCAGCCGTTGCGGCTGGGGTTCGCTATGCGAATCGGGCTGACCTGGTTCTGTTCGAACTTACGCCCGGCGCAAGTGTTGCGGCCGTATTCACCCGCAACGCATTCTGCGCAGCTCCAGTGCAGGTCGCCAGGCAACATTGGCAAGGCTCTACCTGTCGCTACTTACTGGTGAACACGGGGAATGCCAATGCTGGTACCGGCCCTCAGGGTTTGGAGGACGCCAGGGCCTGTTGTGCAGTGGTAGCCAGATCGGCAACAGAACGGGAAGGCGTGGCAGTTGATGACAGTCAGGTACTGCCATTCTCTACCGGTGTTATCGGGCAGCGACTGCCGGTCGCCACTATCGTCGCAGGCATCCCCGCGGCGTTTGCAGCATTGGTTGAAGATGACTGGATTGCCGCTGCCAGGGGTATTATGACCACCGATACCCGCCCCAAAGCCGTTTCCAGGCGAGTTGCGTTCAGCTCGGGCGAGACGGTCACCATTACCGGCATTGCCAAGGGTGCCGGTATGTTGAAGCCGAACATGGCCACCATGCTGGCTTTTGTCTTTACTGACGCCAGGGTTGAAGCTCAGTCATTGCAGGTTATGTTGAACCAGATTACCAACGAGTCGTTCAATCGGATCACGGTAGACGGTGACACCTCAACTAATGACGCCTGCCTGCTGGTGGCTACTGGAGTCTCGGGTGTTGAAATTTCTCCAAACCGGCAGCCGGATCACGACGATTTTGTCAGCAACCTGAGAGCGGTGTTTCTCACCCTGGCAACGGAGTTGATACGCGATGCGGAAGGCGCGACCAAGTTTGTTACGGTCATCGTAGAGGGAGGAGCCAGCAGCGACGAGTGCCTGGCCGTGGCCTATGCAATCGCTGAATCGCCCTTGGTAAAAACTGCCCTGTTTGCTTCGGATCCTAACTGGGGCCGCATTCTGGCAGCTATCGGCCGGGCGGGCCTGAAGGAGCTCAATATCGACCGACTTACCATCGATCTCGGAGAAACGAGGCTGGTGGAAAATGGCGGATTGGCGGCCAGTTACACTGAAGAAGCCGGACAAACGGAAATGGACCGGGAAGAAATTACTGTGACTGTCAATCTCGCCCGGGGGACAAGCAAGGAAATTGTCTGGACGTCGGATCTATCCCAGGACTATGTGCGAATTAACGCAGATTACCGCTCCTGA